A window from Argopecten irradians isolate NY chromosome 3, Ai_NY, whole genome shotgun sequence encodes these proteins:
- the LOC138319930 gene encoding transmembrane protein 45B-like, with the protein MGFTGHMIIGSFMFSISVWWMFNIFRDYVLSKRKNSSSDFTSRISYLCSTCRKVPIEAIWKVVAFTFVLLCEVGSSRLVFIDPKDGGFRAGAITNLQHMTMYGMFLVHACVDLMAWKLPVPDGASTVTLALALVWSGVSIHSGHNKNEFLILIHILPTYVMFVVAALLIIEFYNNYSCFLASAFRVFGTMLLGTWFCQMAFVSFDRHELIGNAPNPHWDQSDPRNIQMLVALFGGHIILDLIVSMLFYTAMYLRYGRGGYEYKTKELGEEHEKLMGIKSPEFQEQKLIC; encoded by the exons ATGGGCTTCACTGGACATATGATCATTGGCTCGTTCATGTTCTCAATCTCTGTGTGGTGGATGTTCAACATATTTCGGGACTATGTGTTG AGTAAAAGGAAGAATTCCTCCTCCGACTTCACATCGAGGATAAGCTATCTCTGTTCCACATGTCGGAAGGTACCGATTGAGGCCATATGGAAGGTTGTAGCATTCACATTTG TTCTACTGTGTGAGGTTGGCTCGTCGAGACTGGTATTCATTGACCCGAAGGACGGCGGATTTAGGGCAGGCGCCATTACAAACCTGCAGCACATGACTATGTATGGGATGTTCTTAGTACATGCCTGTGTTGATTTGATGGCCTGGAAACTCCCAGTGCCAGATGGTGCCAGTACTGTGACCTTGGCGTTGGCATTGGTTTG gagCGGAGTGAGTATCCATAGCGGACACAATAAAAACGAGTTCCTTATTCTGATCCACATCCTGCCGACTTACGTGATGTTTGTGGTTGCTGCTTTACTCATCATAGAATTTTACAATAACTATTCATGTTTCCTCGCCTCGGCGTTCCGGGTTTTCGGTACCATGTTGCTAGGAACCTGGTTCTGTCAAATGGCCTTCGTTTCCTTTGATCGCCACGAGCTGATAG GAAATGCCCCTAACCCCCATTGGGATCAGTCGGATCCCCGTAACATACAAATGTTGGTAGCTTTGTTCGGCGGCCACATCATCCTGGATCTTATTGTTAGTATGCTGTTCTATACAGCGATGTACCTCCGGTATGGTCGAGGGGGATACGAGTATAAAACCAAGGAGCTAGGAGAGGAACATGAAAAACTGATGGGGATTAAGTCTCCAGAATTCCAGGAACAGAAATTGATATGTTGA